The Zingiber officinale cultivar Zhangliang chromosome 9A, Zo_v1.1, whole genome shotgun sequence genome window below encodes:
- the LOC122020126 gene encoding protein ABHD11-like isoform X1, with amino-acid sequence MAKVLGNAFRRSRLLFVTASPSGPRLTISPPSPFYGGGRSFETLAFEEIKTSEKPYDSTAFVLHGLLGSGRNWRSFSRDLAAQLQKSSPSRVWRMVLVDIRNHGRSAGLKELDLPHNMFNGAKDLANLVKFHGWAWPDVVLGHSMGGKVALQFAASCAHGDYGESAIMPKQLWVLDSVPGEVNSNETSGEVEKVLQTLEDLPSPLPSRKWVIDHMLNLGFSKMLSNWIGSNLNNDGEHVEWAFDLQACIDMFNSYREESYWSLLESPPNELEIAIVRAENSDRWPEHVVNRLNHLSQKRRGPKEGKVSFHLLPKSGHWVHVDNPKGLLEIVAPNFYSNA; translated from the exons ATGGCGAAAGTTCTCGGCAACGCTTTTCGTCGATCGCGTCTCCTCTTCGTTACGGCCTCTCCTTCGGGGCCTCGTCTGACGATATCTCCCCCCTCCCCTTTCTATGGAGGAGGAAGGTCGTTCGAGACTCTCGCCTTTGAAGAGATAAAGACATCTGAGAAGCCTTACGATTCCACCGCTTTCGTCCTCCACGGCCTGCTCGGATCCGGAAGGAATTGGAGATCGTTCTCCCGAGATCTCGCCGCCCAGCTCCAAAAGTCATCTCCCTCTCGTG TTTGGAGAATGGTACTGGTTGACATAAGAAATCATGGGAGATCAGCTGGACTGAAAGAGCTCGATCTTCCCCACAACATGTTTAATGGAGCCAAAGATTTGGCTAATTTGGTGAAGTTCCATGGTTGGGCCTGGCCAGATGTAGTCTTAGGCCACTCCATGGGTGGAAAAGTTGCATTACAGTTTGCAGCAAGTTGTGCGCATGGGGACTATGGTGAATCAGCTATCATGCCAAAGCAG CTCTGGGTGTTGGATTCTGTCCCAGGTGAAGTAAACTCTAATGAGACTAGTGGTGAGGTAGAAAAAGTTTTGCAGACTCTTGAAGATTTGCCTTCGCCGCTGCCATCACGCAA GTGGGTCATCGATCATATGCTGAATCTTGGATTTTCAAAAATGCTCTCCAATTGGATTGGGAGCAACCTGAATAATGACGGTGAACATGTAGAGTGGGCTTTTGATCTTCAGGCTTGCATAGATATGTTTAATTCCTATAG GGAAGAGAGTTATTGGTCTCTATTAGAATCTCCACCAAATGAATTGGAGATTGCTATTGTTCGAGCAGAGAACAGTGACAGGTGGCCTGAGCATGTCGTTAACCGACTCAATCACCTCTCTCAAAAGCGAAGAGGGCCCAAAGAAGGAAAGGTTTCATTTCATCTGCTGCCTAAGTCGGGCCACTGGGTGCATGTCGACAACCCCAAAGGGTTACTTGAAATTGTGGCACCTAACTTCTACTCAAATGCTTGA
- the LOC122020126 gene encoding protein ABHD11-like isoform X2, with protein sequence MAKRKLNFHHSLKGFCNEQWLLDNFGDKSDQHEQLEMEIFVLLSGVMVVWRMVLVDIRNHGRSAGLKELDLPHNMFNGAKDLANLVKFHGWAWPDVVLGHSMGGKVALQFAASCAHGDYGESAIMPKQLWVLDSVPGEVNSNETSGEVEKVLQTLEDLPSPLPSRKWVIDHMLNLGFSKMLSNWIGSNLNNDGEHVEWAFDLQACIDMFNSYREESYWSLLESPPNELEIAIVRAENSDRWPEHVVNRLNHLSQKRRGPKEGKVSFHLLPKSGHWVHVDNPKGLLEIVAPNFYSNA encoded by the exons ATGGCGAAGAGGAAACTCAATTTCCATCATTCTCTTAAGGGTTTTTGCAATGAACAATGGTTGCTCGACAACTTTGGTGACAAATCTGATCAACATGAACAGTTGGAAATGGAGATTTTTGTGTTGTTGTCTGGCGTCATGGTTG TTTGGAGAATGGTACTGGTTGACATAAGAAATCATGGGAGATCAGCTGGACTGAAAGAGCTCGATCTTCCCCACAACATGTTTAATGGAGCCAAAGATTTGGCTAATTTGGTGAAGTTCCATGGTTGGGCCTGGCCAGATGTAGTCTTAGGCCACTCCATGGGTGGAAAAGTTGCATTACAGTTTGCAGCAAGTTGTGCGCATGGGGACTATGGTGAATCAGCTATCATGCCAAAGCAG CTCTGGGTGTTGGATTCTGTCCCAGGTGAAGTAAACTCTAATGAGACTAGTGGTGAGGTAGAAAAAGTTTTGCAGACTCTTGAAGATTTGCCTTCGCCGCTGCCATCACGCAA GTGGGTCATCGATCATATGCTGAATCTTGGATTTTCAAAAATGCTCTCCAATTGGATTGGGAGCAACCTGAATAATGACGGTGAACATGTAGAGTGGGCTTTTGATCTTCAGGCTTGCATAGATATGTTTAATTCCTATAG GGAAGAGAGTTATTGGTCTCTATTAGAATCTCCACCAAATGAATTGGAGATTGCTATTGTTCGAGCAGAGAACAGTGACAGGTGGCCTGAGCATGTCGTTAACCGACTCAATCACCTCTCTCAAAAGCGAAGAGGGCCCAAAGAAGGAAAGGTTTCATTTCATCTGCTGCCTAAGTCGGGCCACTGGGTGCATGTCGACAACCCCAAAGGGTTACTTGAAATTGTGGCACCTAACTTCTACTCAAATGCTTGA
- the LOC122021687 gene encoding uncharacterized protein LOC122021687 isoform X2, which translates to MADKVAVGVADDMGESVQCVDHPYRSNPGGVCAFCLQEKLGKLVSSSKSNPFLPLQPSPSSSTSSPTSFRADVVATGLASVYSRNGAPAYDGRRTKFSYLAVGRSKKKKGGGDLGSYANGGRKFVVSGSSHTTASVAVANGGGLVLKRSKSVAPTPRTTGSFLAQVGAGRRNGDAAVADSPRKKSFWRRSTSSSSGGGCEGDASKQHPQPPSIDLEAETGRKLAENSSAEDAQSPSGSQASSSFGRKVSRSRSVGCGSRSFSGDFLERISTGFGDCTLRRVESQREAKPKTAIQLDQNKNNDGDRQHTMKETIKCGGIFGGLGMMSAYWLPAAADDDYDIHSRASASTPAARTGVAPHGRTRTWGLALASPMRAFRPHSSSSRSLYTINAAASTGPAATNIISSTNGHDGCGKQSSLNSDASFLAVS; encoded by the exons ATGGCCGACAAAGTAGCGGTGGGCGTGGCGGACGACATGGGGGAGAGCGTGCAGTGCGTGGACCACCCTTATCGTAGCAATCCGGGCGGGGTGTGCGCCTTCTGCTTGCAGGAGAAGCTGGGCAAGCTGGTGTCTTCGTCCAAGTCCAACCCCTTCCTCCCCCTCCAGCCCTCGCcttcctcctccacctcctcccccACCTCCTTCCGCGCCGACGTCGTTGCCACCGGGCTCGCCTCTGTCTATTCGCGCAACGGCGCGCCTGCGTACGACGGCCGCAGGACCAAGTTCTCTTACCTAGCAGTCGGCCGCAGCAAAAAGAAGAAAGGCGGCGGCGACTTAGGTAGCTACGCGAACGGCGGAAGGAAGTTCGTAGTCAGTGGAAGTAGTCACACTACCGCTTCTGTCGCGGTGGCTAACGGCGGTGGCCTGGTTTTGAAACGGAGCAAGTCTGTGGCGCCGACTCCGAGGACGACCGGATCATTCCTCGCGCAGGTTGGTGCTGGCCGCAGAAATGGAGACGCCGCCGTCGCAGACAGCCCTCGGAAGAAGAGCTTCTG GCGCAGATCCACCTCATCCTCTTCGGGCGGAGGGTGCGAGGGAGACGCCAGCAAGCAGCATCCGCAACCACCGTCAATTGATTTGGAAGCAGAGACCGGCAGGAAATTAGCGGAGAACAGCAGTGCGGAGGATGCCCAGAGCCCAAGCGGCAGCCAGGCGTCGTCCTCATTCGGTAGGAAGGTGTCGAGATCCAGGTCAGTGGGATGCGGCAGCAGAAGCTTCTCGGGCGACTTCCTCGAGCGCATCTCCACTGGCTTTGGTGACTGCACGTTGCGGAGAGTGGAGTCTCAGCGCGAGGCCAAGCCCAAGACCGCCATCCAACTCGACCAGAACAAGAACAACGACGGCGACCGACAACATACGATGAAGGAGACGATCAAATGCGGAGGTATCTTTGGGGGACTCGGGATGATGTCGGCCTATTGGCTTCCCGCAGCGGCCGACGACGACTACGACATCCATAGCAGGGCATCGGCCTCAACCCCTGCCGCCAGAACAGGCGTCGCGCCGCACGGACGAACCCGGACCTGGGGCTTGGCCTTAGCCAGCCCAATGAGAGCCTTCCGGCCTCACTCTTCCTCATCCCGGTCACTCTACACCATCAACGCCGCTGCTTCTACTGGTCCGGCGGCGACCAACATCATCTCCTCCACAAACGGCCATGACGGCTGCGGCAAACAGAGCAGCCTTAACAGTGATGCATCGTTCCTGGCCGTCAGCTAG
- the LOC122021687 gene encoding uncharacterized protein LOC122021687 isoform X1, producing MADKVAVGVADDMGESVQCVDHPYRSNPGGVCAFCLQEKLGKLVSSSKSNPFLPLQPSPSSSTSSPTSFRADVVATGLASVYSRNGAPAYDGRRTKFSYLAVGRSKKKKGGGDLGSYANGGRKFVVSGSSHTTASVAVANGGGLVLKRSKSVAPTPRTTGSFLAQVGAGRRNGDAAVADSPRKKSFWSFLYHSPVSSAISFSSAVNGNSHRRRSTSSSSGGGCEGDASKQHPQPPSIDLEAETGRKLAENSSAEDAQSPSGSQASSSFGRKVSRSRSVGCGSRSFSGDFLERISTGFGDCTLRRVESQREAKPKTAIQLDQNKNNDGDRQHTMKETIKCGGIFGGLGMMSAYWLPAAADDDYDIHSRASASTPAARTGVAPHGRTRTWGLALASPMRAFRPHSSSSRSLYTINAAASTGPAATNIISSTNGHDGCGKQSSLNSDASFLAVS from the coding sequence ATGGCCGACAAAGTAGCGGTGGGCGTGGCGGACGACATGGGGGAGAGCGTGCAGTGCGTGGACCACCCTTATCGTAGCAATCCGGGCGGGGTGTGCGCCTTCTGCTTGCAGGAGAAGCTGGGCAAGCTGGTGTCTTCGTCCAAGTCCAACCCCTTCCTCCCCCTCCAGCCCTCGCcttcctcctccacctcctcccccACCTCCTTCCGCGCCGACGTCGTTGCCACCGGGCTCGCCTCTGTCTATTCGCGCAACGGCGCGCCTGCGTACGACGGCCGCAGGACCAAGTTCTCTTACCTAGCAGTCGGCCGCAGCAAAAAGAAGAAAGGCGGCGGCGACTTAGGTAGCTACGCGAACGGCGGAAGGAAGTTCGTAGTCAGTGGAAGTAGTCACACTACCGCTTCTGTCGCGGTGGCTAACGGCGGTGGCCTGGTTTTGAAACGGAGCAAGTCTGTGGCGCCGACTCCGAGGACGACCGGATCATTCCTCGCGCAGGTTGGTGCTGGCCGCAGAAATGGAGACGCCGCCGTCGCAGACAGCCCTCGGAAGAAGAGCTTCTGGTCCTTCCTCTACCACTCTCCTGTTTCTTCCGCCATCTCTTTTTCTTCTGCCGTCAACGGGAACAGCCACAGGCGCAGATCCACCTCATCCTCTTCGGGCGGAGGGTGCGAGGGAGACGCCAGCAAGCAGCATCCGCAACCACCGTCAATTGATTTGGAAGCAGAGACCGGCAGGAAATTAGCGGAGAACAGCAGTGCGGAGGATGCCCAGAGCCCAAGCGGCAGCCAGGCGTCGTCCTCATTCGGTAGGAAGGTGTCGAGATCCAGGTCAGTGGGATGCGGCAGCAGAAGCTTCTCGGGCGACTTCCTCGAGCGCATCTCCACTGGCTTTGGTGACTGCACGTTGCGGAGAGTGGAGTCTCAGCGCGAGGCCAAGCCCAAGACCGCCATCCAACTCGACCAGAACAAGAACAACGACGGCGACCGACAACATACGATGAAGGAGACGATCAAATGCGGAGGTATCTTTGGGGGACTCGGGATGATGTCGGCCTATTGGCTTCCCGCAGCGGCCGACGACGACTACGACATCCATAGCAGGGCATCGGCCTCAACCCCTGCCGCCAGAACAGGCGTCGCGCCGCACGGACGAACCCGGACCTGGGGCTTGGCCTTAGCCAGCCCAATGAGAGCCTTCCGGCCTCACTCTTCCTCATCCCGGTCACTCTACACCATCAACGCCGCTGCTTCTACTGGTCCGGCGGCGACCAACATCATCTCCTCCACAAACGGCCATGACGGCTGCGGCAAACAGAGCAGCCTTAACAGTGATGCATCGTTCCTGGCCGTCAGCTAG